From the Lysobacterales bacterium genome, one window contains:
- the pilW gene encoding type IV pilus biogenesis/stability protein PilW — translation MLRNGLLICCCVLLSACTGSKDYSRGEESRRPTATDNIDTRPSGSEAGKINIQLGQAYLSQGKLDMAMDKLKKGIELAPRNPDGHTVIAVLYEQLGNVAMASKHYQEARKLAPESGLTANNLGRFLCSQGQYDQADGLFAAALMDPFYRSPETALLNRGGCAMSAGKLDAASDYLRQALERNPGMPDALYQSATLAMLRKDPMRARAFMERYLGVATVSPQALAFAIEIEVALDDRRAVARYRERLIQEFPESAEAESLNRNMGSR, via the coding sequence ATGCTGCGTAACGGGCTGTTGATCTGCTGCTGTGTGCTGCTGTCGGCCTGTACCGGGAGCAAGGATTATTCGCGCGGCGAAGAGTCGCGGCGACCGACTGCCACCGACAACATCGATACCCGTCCGAGCGGCAGCGAGGCCGGCAAGATCAATATCCAGCTCGGTCAGGCTTACCTGAGCCAGGGCAAGCTCGACATGGCGATGGACAAGCTCAAGAAGGGCATCGAACTGGCGCCGCGCAATCCGGATGGTCACACCGTGATCGCGGTGCTGTACGAGCAGCTCGGCAATGTCGCGATGGCGAGCAAGCATTACCAGGAAGCGCGCAAACTGGCGCCGGAATCCGGCCTGACGGCCAACAATCTCGGCCGCTTCCTGTGCAGTCAGGGTCAATATGATCAGGCTGACGGATTGTTCGCTGCTGCGCTGATGGACCCGTTCTACCGCTCGCCGGAAACGGCGCTGCTGAACCGCGGCGGCTGCGCGATGTCGGCCGGCAAGCTCGATGCCGCCTCGGACTATCTGCGCCAGGCGCTGGAGCGCAATCCCGGCATGCCGGATGCGCTGTACCAGTCGGCGACGCTGGCAATGCTGCGCAAGGACCCGATGCGCGCGCGTGCCTTCATGGAGCGTTATCTCGGCGTCGCGACGGTGTCGCCGCAGGCGCTGGCGTTCGCGATCGAGATTGAAGTGGCGCTGGATGATCGGCGCGCGGTGGCGCGTTATCGCGAGCGCCTGATCCAGGAATTTCCGGAGTCCGCCGAAGCGGAATCCCTCAACCGCAATATGGGTTCACGATGA
- a CDS encoding DUF4115 domain-containing protein produces MTRAPRSRKKKSAATVEPTVASVAEAAAVTAESLNLPLPMPDVATEVVAEVAATEPASAESIENPAVVEAPEAVIAERSSMRVDFTEDRSHLGPRLRAAREVRGWSREDVAHRLHVPTTVVADIEAERFERLGAPIYVRGYLSKYAQLVELPMVVVNRVLEGMSEPLLKASTEAPRVVATWERYRVAVIGGVITLAVAIPVLTLVANRGINAPVPQVRSLDESELVEPVALAPPPPAVASVSGAASDAVDVGPGSGSGLEFAPEPTPVDPIAAAVPAPAEAAPQEPPLMASMTGFTTPASDGVHVLEARFREDSWIEIFDADGRVIEQNLVRAGQSRRYESTGAVSIKIGNVGGVDVQADGNAIDLAVHARANVARLRLFEKAAATPTP; encoded by the coding sequence ATGACGCGCGCTCCCCGATCCCGCAAGAAGAAATCTGCTGCAACGGTCGAGCCGACGGTCGCTTCCGTCGCCGAAGCCGCAGCGGTCACCGCCGAGTCGCTGAACTTGCCCTTGCCGATGCCCGATGTGGCGACGGAAGTCGTGGCAGAAGTCGCGGCGACTGAACCCGCTTCGGCGGAATCGATCGAGAATCCGGCTGTGGTGGAAGCACCGGAAGCGGTGATCGCCGAGCGCAGCAGCATGCGCGTCGACTTTACCGAGGATCGTTCCCACCTCGGCCCGCGCCTGCGCGCCGCGCGCGAAGTGCGCGGGTGGTCGCGCGAGGACGTTGCGCACCGCTTGCATGTGCCGACTACCGTCGTGGCCGATATCGAGGCCGAGCGCTTCGAACGCCTGGGTGCACCGATCTATGTGCGTGGTTACCTGAGCAAGTATGCGCAGCTCGTCGAGTTGCCGATGGTCGTGGTGAACCGCGTTCTGGAAGGCATGAGCGAGCCGCTGCTGAAAGCGTCGACCGAGGCGCCGCGCGTCGTAGCGACCTGGGAACGTTATCGCGTGGCGGTGATTGGCGGCGTCATCACGCTGGCGGTCGCGATCCCGGTGCTGACCCTGGTCGCGAATCGCGGCATCAATGCGCCGGTGCCGCAGGTGCGCAGCCTCGATGAATCCGAATTGGTCGAGCCCGTCGCGCTCGCGCCGCCGCCTCCGGCCGTTGCATCGGTCTCGGGAGCCGCGTCCGACGCAGTGGATGTTGGGCCGGGTTCAGGTTCCGGGCTCGAATTCGCGCCGGAACCGACGCCGGTCGATCCGATTGCCGCAGCTGTTCCGGCGCCTGCCGAAGCGGCACCGCAGGAGCCACCGCTGATGGCGTCGATGACAGGATTCACAACGCCTGCGAGCGACGGCGTGCATGTGCTCGAAGCGCGTTTCCGCGAGGACAGCTGGATCGAGATCTTCGATGCCGATGGGCGCGTGATCGAGCAGAATCTGGTGCGCGCCGGTCAGAGCCGTCGTTACGAGTCCACTGGCGCGGTCAGCATCAAGATCGGTAATGTGGGTGGTGTCGACGTGCAGGCCGATGGCAATGCGATCGATCTGGCCGTCCACGCTCGTGCCAACGTCGCGCGCCTGCGCCTGTTCGAGAAAGCGGCTGCGACGCCGACACCTTGA
- a CDS encoding tetratricopeptide repeat protein: MSLEELDEHERSERVREWVRKNIGSIALGLVAGIGAIYGLEQWNHHRQRNAGLAGDDYRAYAEAVTKKDATAVATLGKSLRDKYPDSPYASMVALNDAATATSEGKTDAALASLEWAEAHATMPEVKTLAMLRRARLLVATGKAEAALELAKKIDGEGFKPLAAEVRGDALLALKRNSEAIGAYDEALVGLDSGAARRSIVEMKRDDLAGVKAGS; this comes from the coding sequence ATGTCTCTTGAAGAACTCGACGAACACGAGCGCAGTGAGCGCGTCCGCGAATGGGTGCGCAAGAATATCGGCTCGATTGCCCTCGGCCTGGTCGCCGGAATCGGTGCGATCTACGGCCTGGAGCAGTGGAACCACCACCGCCAGCGCAATGCCGGCCTCGCCGGCGACGACTATCGGGCCTACGCTGAGGCGGTGACCAAGAAAGATGCGACCGCAGTCGCGACCTTGGGCAAGAGCTTGCGCGACAAGTATCCGGATTCGCCTTATGCCTCGATGGTCGCGCTGAACGACGCCGCGACCGCGACGAGCGAAGGCAAGACCGATGCCGCGCTGGCGTCGCTGGAATGGGCGGAAGCGCATGCCACGATGCCGGAAGTGAAAACCCTGGCGATGCTGCGTCGTGCACGCTTGCTGGTGGCGACCGGCAAGGCCGAAGCGGCGCTTGAATTGGCCAAGAAGATCGATGGCGAGGGCTTCAAGCCGCTGGCTGCCGAAGTGCGTGGCGATGCACTGCTTGCGCTGAAGCGCAACAGCGAGGCGATCGGTGCGTATGACGAAGCCCTGGTTGGCCTTGATTCCGGTGCTGCTCGCCGGTCCATCGTCGAGATGAAGCGCGACGACCTCGCCGGCGTCAAGGCGGGCAGCTGA
- the bamB gene encoding outer membrane protein assembly factor BamB, with translation MKRSVLLVAMCVLGLSGCEWLKGRSTKDNLDPPAELVDFEPVAPVSKAWSLGLGDGIERSGTQPRPVESDGVVFASDLDGSVVAIDLLGGKQRWSIDADKRLSSGPGVGEGLVVVGGLDGDVIALDRDSGSAKWATNVSSEVLANPVIEDGIVVVRSNDGRVFGLNATDGSRVWLFDRGVPLISLRGNATPVVRDGQVYVGYDNGKFVALQLADGTLQWEQTIAAPEGRTELERMGDIDGEIVASDGELYMVTYRGQAAALARDSGRVLWTRDMSSFTGVSVAADEVYLSDADGAVWALDRRSGSSLWKQDALAHRWLTTPAVYGDYLAVGDYDGYLHILTRKDGATAARFHPADKAIRAAPLVVGAHVLIESTDGELAAFVLEAAN, from the coding sequence ATGAAGCGCTCCGTCCTGCTGGTCGCGATGTGCGTGCTGGGCTTGTCCGGTTGCGAGTGGCTCAAGGGTCGTTCGACCAAGGACAACCTTGATCCGCCGGCCGAATTGGTCGATTTCGAACCTGTGGCGCCGGTCAGCAAGGCTTGGTCGCTGGGCTTGGGTGACGGTATCGAACGCAGTGGTACCCAGCCGCGTCCGGTCGAGTCCGACGGTGTCGTCTTTGCGTCCGATCTGGACGGCTCGGTGGTCGCGATCGATCTGCTCGGCGGCAAGCAGCGCTGGTCGATTGATGCCGACAAGCGCCTGTCCTCCGGGCCGGGCGTCGGCGAGGGGCTGGTCGTGGTCGGCGGACTCGACGGCGACGTGATCGCCCTCGATCGCGACAGCGGTTCGGCCAAGTGGGCGACCAACGTCTCTTCGGAAGTGCTGGCCAACCCGGTCATCGAAGATGGCATCGTGGTCGTCCGCAGCAATGATGGCCGCGTCTTCGGCTTGAATGCGACCGATGGCTCGCGCGTGTGGTTGTTCGATCGCGGCGTCCCGCTGATCAGTCTGCGTGGCAATGCCACGCCGGTCGTTCGCGATGGTCAGGTGTACGTCGGCTATGACAACGGCAAGTTCGTGGCCTTGCAGTTGGCCGATGGCACCCTGCAGTGGGAGCAGACCATCGCCGCGCCCGAGGGCCGCACCGAACTCGAACGCATGGGCGACATCGATGGCGAGATCGTCGCCAGCGACGGCGAGTTGTACATGGTCACCTATCGCGGCCAGGCCGCCGCTCTCGCACGCGATTCCGGGCGAGTCTTGTGGACGCGCGACATGTCTTCGTTCACGGGCGTCAGTGTCGCGGCCGACGAGGTCTACCTGAGTGACGCCGACGGTGCGGTCTGGGCGCTGGATCGCCGCAGCGGCAGTTCGCTGTGGAAGCAGGATGCCCTGGCGCATCGCTGGCTGACGACCCCGGCGGTCTATGGCGACTACCTGGCGGTCGGTGACTACGATGGCTACCTGCATATCCTCACGCGCAAGGACGGCGCAACCGCAGCGCGCTTCCATCCTGCCGACAAGGCCATCCGGGCCGCGCCGCTGGTCGTCGGCGCGCATGTGCTGATCGAGTCCACCGACGGCGAACTCGCGGCCTTCGTGCTCGAAGCCGCGAACTGA
- the der gene encoding ribosome biogenesis GTPase Der: MLPAVALVGRPNVGKSTLFNAITNTRDALVADEPGVTRDRHYGVCRSAARPFVVVDTGGLTDDRELLAELTVRQSLAAVDEAALAVFVVDAKDGMTAADETILAQLRRYGRPIILAVNKTDGRDLQASINEFSALGLARVLPMAASHRRGVPELLEAIDELLPEDVDAEELPDEAGVRVAIIGRPNVGKSTLVNRLLGEERVIASEVPGTTRDAIEVPLHRDGRDYVLIDTAGVRRKGRVEEAIEKFSVIKTLQALERAHVAVLMVDAAEGVTDQDASVLGYALDAGRALVVCVNKWDGLSEYQRDRCESELARRLDFVQWAERIVISAKHGSGLRELVAAVDRAYASSIIDLGASEVTKAVEIAVESFQPPMVSGKVAKIRYAHMGGRNPPRIVLHGSRLDSLPASYVRYLENFMRRRYKLVGTPVVIETRAGANPFAGKKNVLTEKQVQSRRRMMRHVKRR; this comes from the coding sequence ATGTTGCCAGCCGTTGCGCTTGTTGGGCGCCCGAATGTCGGCAAGTCCACGCTGTTCAATGCCATCACCAACACCCGCGATGCGCTTGTGGCCGACGAGCCGGGTGTCACCCGTGATCGCCACTACGGCGTTTGCCGCAGTGCGGCGCGGCCTTTCGTCGTCGTCGACACTGGCGGCCTGACCGACGATCGCGAACTGCTGGCCGAACTGACCGTGCGCCAATCGCTGGCGGCGGTGGATGAGGCCGCGCTCGCCGTCTTCGTGGTCGACGCCAAGGACGGCATGACTGCGGCGGATGAAACCATTCTGGCGCAATTGCGACGCTATGGCCGGCCGATCATCCTCGCGGTGAACAAGACCGATGGCCGCGATCTCCAGGCCTCGATCAACGAATTTTCGGCGCTGGGTCTGGCGCGCGTGCTGCCGATGGCGGCGTCGCACCGGCGTGGCGTCCCCGAGTTGCTTGAAGCGATCGACGAACTGCTTCCCGAAGACGTCGATGCCGAGGAATTGCCCGACGAAGCCGGCGTACGCGTCGCCATCATCGGGCGCCCCAACGTGGGCAAGTCGACCTTGGTCAATCGCCTGCTCGGTGAAGAACGCGTGATCGCGAGTGAAGTGCCCGGCACCACGCGCGATGCGATCGAAGTACCCCTGCACCGTGACGGTCGCGACTATGTGCTGATCGACACTGCCGGCGTTCGGCGCAAGGGCCGGGTCGAGGAGGCGATCGAGAAGTTCAGCGTGATCAAGACCCTGCAGGCGCTGGAGCGTGCGCATGTGGCCGTGCTGATGGTCGATGCCGCCGAAGGGGTGACCGACCAGGATGCGTCCGTGCTCGGCTATGCACTCGACGCCGGTCGCGCACTGGTGGTTTGCGTGAACAAGTGGGATGGCCTCAGCGAATACCAGCGCGATCGCTGCGAAAGCGAACTGGCGCGACGGCTCGATTTCGTGCAGTGGGCCGAACGGATCGTCATCTCGGCGAAGCATGGTTCGGGCCTGCGCGAACTGGTCGCGGCAGTTGATCGCGCGTATGCCTCGTCGATCATCGACCTCGGTGCCAGTGAAGTGACCAAGGCGGTCGAGATCGCGGTCGAGAGTTTCCAGCCGCCGATGGTCTCGGGCAAGGTCGCCAAGATCCGCTACGCGCACATGGGCGGGCGTAACCCGCCGCGGATCGTGTTGCACGGCTCGCGCCTGGATTCGCTGCCCGCCAGCTACGTGCGCTATCTCGAGAATTTCATGCGCCGTCGCTACAAGCTGGTCGGCACGCCGGTGGTGATCGAGACCCGGGCCGGCGCGAATCCGTTCGCCGGCAAGAAGAACGTGTTGACCGAGAAGCAGGTCCAGAGCCGTCGGCGCATGATGCGTCACGTCAAGCGCCGCTGA
- the mobA gene encoding molybdenum cofactor guanylyltransferase has product MTGRTQVTGGILAGGRGLRMGGVDKGLVLHEGRELVAHMIQRLKPQVHGIVISANRNVDRYSTFGYPVYTDDDDGFLGPLAGIARLLREIDTDFLVTTPCDTPEFPDDLVQRLLARQAETGADAVVAQDGEQRQFLFALYRRSLADAAAAALAAGERAVWRWHEDLNLVEAQVPGGGAFANLNTRADL; this is encoded by the coding sequence ATGACGGGGCGAACTCAAGTCACGGGCGGCATTCTGGCGGGAGGCCGCGGCTTGCGCATGGGTGGCGTCGACAAGGGCCTCGTGCTGCACGAAGGCCGTGAACTGGTTGCGCACATGATCCAGCGCCTCAAGCCGCAAGTACATGGCATCGTGATCAGCGCCAATCGCAATGTCGATCGTTATTCGACGTTTGGTTACCCGGTCTACACCGATGACGATGACGGCTTTCTCGGGCCGCTCGCTGGCATCGCGCGCCTGTTGCGCGAAATCGACACCGACTTCCTGGTCACGACGCCGTGCGATACGCCGGAGTTTCCCGACGACCTGGTGCAACGACTGCTGGCGCGCCAGGCCGAGACCGGCGCCGATGCCGTGGTCGCCCAAGATGGCGAGCAACGCCAGTTCCTGTTTGCGCTGTATAGGCGCAGTCTGGCGGACGCCGCCGCCGCGGCGCTTGCCGCCGGTGAACGAGCGGTGTGGCGCTGGCACGAGGATCTGAATCTTGTCGAGGCGCAGGTTCCGGGCGGTGGCGCATTCGCGAACCTGAATACCCGCGCGGATCTCTAG
- a CDS encoding molybdopterin molybdotransferase MoeA: protein MAPTPFDVAASLLNDEAVTRRLPAESVPLDQALGRVLATAVTAPISVPGFANTAMDGYALRTAGRGARAGQIFRCVDLALAGAEGQCIDDADACVEIATGAVLPEGADAAVQYELCLRSGDHVQLLADVASGSNVRGAEDDYARGQLALRPGRVIDAGALGVLAGFGLSEVSVHRRPRIAVVVTGSELQPAGAALARGQIHDSNSATLRALLSAHAESLRMIGPVPDDRALLAATLRDAAHTHDVLLTAGGASAGRADFIPGLVRELGEIRVWKVAMRPGMPFLCGRIGECLVFGLPGNPVSVFASLLSLVLPVLRAMQGGAPVAPQYAGLAAPVRKSHARLEWRRGVLDSLPDGRRVVHPHAAQGSGMLRGVAESNALFRIDADVRALGAGQVVEVLPFPA, encoded by the coding sequence ATGGCGCCGACCCCTTTCGATGTGGCCGCGTCGCTGCTGAACGACGAAGCGGTGACGCGGCGGTTGCCCGCCGAATCGGTGCCGCTCGATCAGGCCTTGGGACGCGTGTTGGCCACTGCGGTGACTGCACCGATCAGCGTGCCCGGATTCGCGAATACCGCGATGGACGGCTATGCGCTGCGCACCGCAGGTCGCGGTGCGCGTGCCGGCCAGATATTTCGTTGCGTCGACCTTGCATTGGCCGGTGCGGAAGGCCAGTGCATCGACGATGCCGATGCTTGCGTCGAAATCGCGACGGGTGCCGTGCTGCCGGAAGGGGCCGACGCCGCCGTCCAGTACGAACTCTGTCTCCGCAGCGGCGATCACGTGCAATTGCTCGCCGATGTCGCATCCGGTTCGAACGTGCGTGGTGCCGAGGATGACTACGCCCGTGGTCAGCTCGCGCTGCGGCCCGGTCGCGTGATCGATGCCGGTGCGCTCGGCGTGCTCGCCGGATTCGGCCTGTCCGAGGTATCGGTCCATCGACGCCCGCGCATCGCCGTCGTCGTCACCGGTTCGGAATTGCAGCCGGCGGGGGCGGCCTTGGCGCGCGGGCAGATTCACGACAGCAATTCGGCGACCCTGCGGGCCTTGCTGTCCGCTCACGCGGAGTCCTTGCGGATGATCGGCCCGGTGCCTGACGACCGTGCACTGCTGGCAGCGACCTTGCGAGACGCAGCACATACGCATGACGTGTTGCTGACGGCCGGTGGCGCATCGGCCGGGCGCGCCGATTTCATTCCCGGACTGGTGCGTGAGCTGGGCGAGATCCGCGTCTGGAAGGTCGCGATGCGCCCGGGCATGCCGTTCCTGTGCGGCCGGATCGGCGAATGCCTGGTCTTTGGCCTGCCCGGGAATCCGGTGTCGGTGTTCGCAAGTCTGCTCAGCCTCGTGTTGCCGGTCCTGCGTGCGATGCAGGGCGGCGCACCCGTGGCGCCGCAGTACGCGGGACTCGCGGCACCGGTGCGGAAGTCGCATGCCCGGCTCGAGTGGCGACGCGGTGTGCTCGACAGCCTGCCGGATGGTCGCCGTGTGGTTCATCCGCATGCGGCGCAGGGCTCGGGCATGCTGCGGGGCGTGGCCGAATCGAATGCGTTGTTCCGTATCGATGCCGATGTGCGTGCGCTGGGCGCGGGTCAGGTCGTCGAAGTGCTACCGTTTCCGGCATGA
- the moeB gene encoding molybdopterin-synthase adenylyltransferase MoeB codes for MNTVPPALEIDGVDARAAHARGAAFLDVREAAELAEGVCPGATCIALSEGLEAMLDWARTQPGPVHVLCAGGARSLRVAQALREAGIAATSVRGGVRQWRLQGGAIDIPAKSDGSDDRYLRHLLLPEVGAAGQRRLQQSRVALVGAGGLGSPAAFYLAAAGVGGIRLIDDDVVERSNLQRQILHRDDRIGQCKVDSAAATLSALNPSVRIEPVAQRLSADNASALFEDCDVVIDGADNFPTRQLVNAVCLQLGKPWVYGAVHRFEGQVSVFDPRRGRGIAPCYRCLFPEAPRPEDAPNCAEAGVLGVLPGIIGSLQASEAIKLLLDLGEPLVGRLLLFDALAMRFRELRYGADPQCPGCSAEASDVALPDTRAPFCAVG; via the coding sequence ATGAATACCGTGCCGCCGGCGCTCGAAATCGATGGGGTCGACGCCCGTGCCGCGCATGCGCGCGGCGCTGCATTTCTCGATGTCCGTGAAGCCGCCGAACTGGCCGAGGGCGTGTGTCCGGGCGCGACCTGCATCGCCTTGTCGGAGGGCTTGGAGGCCATGCTCGACTGGGCGCGAACCCAGCCCGGGCCCGTGCATGTGCTCTGTGCCGGCGGCGCGCGGTCGTTGCGTGTCGCGCAAGCATTGCGTGAGGCCGGCATCGCCGCGACCTCGGTCCGTGGCGGTGTGCGGCAATGGCGCCTGCAGGGTGGGGCGATCGACATCCCGGCAAAATCGGATGGCAGCGATGATCGCTACCTGCGGCACCTGCTGCTGCCCGAAGTCGGCGCAGCCGGGCAGCGACGCTTGCAGCAGTCGCGCGTAGCCCTGGTCGGTGCCGGTGGACTCGGTTCGCCGGCCGCGTTCTATCTCGCGGCGGCCGGGGTCGGGGGCATTCGCCTGATTGACGACGACGTGGTCGAGCGCAGCAACCTGCAACGCCAGATCCTGCATCGCGACGATCGCATCGGCCAGTGCAAAGTTGACTCCGCCGCTGCAACCTTGTCGGCACTGAACCCTTCCGTGCGCATCGAACCGGTCGCGCAGCGTCTGTCTGCCGACAATGCCTCGGCCTTGTTCGAGGACTGTGATGTCGTCATCGATGGCGCCGACAATTTCCCGACCCGACAACTGGTCAACGCGGTCTGCCTTCAACTCGGCAAGCCCTGGGTCTACGGCGCGGTGCATCGCTTCGAAGGCCAGGTCAGCGTGTTCGATCCGCGTCGCGGCCGTGGTATCGCACCGTGTTATCGCTGCCTGTTTCCGGAGGCGCCACGCCCCGAGGATGCGCCCAATTGCGCTGAAGCCGGCGTACTCGGCGTCCTGCCGGGCATCATCGGCAGCCTGCAGGCGAGCGAGGCGATCAAGCTGCTGCTCGACCTCGGCGAACCGCTGGTCGGGCGCCTGCTCTTGTTCGATGCATTGGCGATGCGTTTTCGCGAACTGCGCTATGGCGCTGATCCGCAGTGTCCCGGATGCAGCGCCGAGGCCAGCGATGTGGCCTTGCCGGATACACGCGCACCATTCTGCGCGGTGGGTTGA
- a CDS encoding DUF1244 domain-containing protein encodes MSDTTEFEAAAFRRLVAHLRSRTDVQNIELMNLAGFCRNCLADWYREAAEEGGDVMGKEEARQHVYGMPYAEWKATYQK; translated from the coding sequence ATGTCAGATACCACCGAATTCGAGGCTGCGGCATTCCGGCGCCTGGTGGCGCACCTGCGCAGCCGCACCGACGTACAGAATATCGAACTGATGAACCTCGCCGGTTTCTGCCGCAACTGCCTGGCCGACTGGTATCGCGAAGCCGCCGAAGAAGGCGGCGACGTGATGGGCAAGGAGGAGGCGCGCCAGCACGTTTACGGCATGCCCTATGCCGAGTGGAAAGCGACCTATCAGAAGTGA